A window of the Lepus europaeus isolate LE1 chromosome 5, mLepTim1.pri, whole genome shotgun sequence genome harbors these coding sequences:
- the GNG5 gene encoding guanine nucleotide-binding protein G(I)/G(S)/G(O) subunit gamma-5, translated as MSGSSSVAAMKKVVQQLRLEAGLNRVKVSQAAADLKQFCLQNAQHDPLLTGVSSSTNPFRPQKVCSFL; from the exons ATGTCTGGTTCCTCCAGCGTCGCCGCTATGAAGAAAGTGGTTCAGCAGCTCCGGCTGGAGGCCGGCCTCAACCGCGTGAAG GTTTCTCAGGCAGCTGCAGACTTGAAACAGTTTTGTCTGCAGAATGCTCAACACGACCCCCTGCTGACTGGAGTATCTTCGAGTACAAATCCCTTCAGACCCCAGAAAGTCTGTTCCTTTTTGTAG